In Crassostrea angulata isolate pt1a10 chromosome 4, ASM2561291v2, whole genome shotgun sequence, one genomic interval encodes:
- the LOC128180947 gene encoding uncharacterized protein LOC128180947 → MTAALTFLCVVSVWSGVLSDVHVGVIGLPQTVGTELGVADTRLKYVQSTVTGSCRCGGSSCQCCQTIRVLKEKKDVCIKVQYLKKNIGILLTVTWGGKVVYSKEVSVRNPPAICLKVPFLKKVGKLCVQLYNIDVGKSGLSGCARISLKVAFFKVVKVELGCFKIPFAKDEIMEVTAGSKMGVLLSNRKIDLEMKLFAIYLKHLFQEDQ, encoded by the exons ATGACAGCCGCGTTAACCTTTCTTTGTGTTGTTTCTGTTTGGAGTGGGGTGCTGTCCGATGTTCATGTAGGAGTAATAG GCCTTCCCCAGACGGTTGGTACCGAGCTGGGGGTCGCTGACACTCGGCTGAAGTATGTACAGAGTACTGTCACAGGCAGCTGTCGGTGTGGCGGGTCCTCGTGTCAATGCTGCCAGACCATCCGGGTCTTAAAGGAGAAAAAAGACG TGTGTATCAAAgtacaatatttgaagaaaaacattGGAATCTTGCTTACTGTAACTTGGGGAGGAAAGGTTGTTTACAGTAAAGAAGTGTCGG TCAGAAACCCGCCAGCGATTTGCCTGAAAGTTCCTTTCCTGAAAAAAGTGGGCAAACTTTGCGTGCAGTTATACAACATAGATGTCGGTAAAAGTGGTCTGTCTGGCTGCGCACGCATATCTCTCAAGGTTGCGTTCTTTAAGGTGGTAAAGGTTGAGCTGGGATGCTTTAAAATTCCGTTTGCCAAAGATGAAATAATGGAGGTCACAGCTGGTTCCAAAATGGGGGTGTTGCTAAGTAACCGCAAAATCGATCTAGAGATGAAACTTTTTGCCATTTATCTGAAGCATTTGTTTCAAGAAGACCAATGA
- the LOC128181132 gene encoding polyamine-modulated factor 1-binding protein 1-like isoform X1 produces the protein MSTNLDDLFNQIIHSELHAQQKKKYLHDLKCRIQSTLARGDGLQKKYNELKKELMFKTNLLIQEEVNLNTEENKEKILQEKVLALEKEKDDISKYVTDMQNQGEKDRELFCQVVRTFIQNYGLQSDGHDRRKEEQKQALVEATLTEDDLKTELERITEKKRAVQELRAQLDREKQTSQGLQKTVKELDQQLRQLREQTGSLSARKSELNAIPHRDPEFLSLNKELEILNEVSMENKCTSLQHELQRLQQIWWQKEIRERKRAVTSSQPKASANEKLPMNEEEAGVNKMIVSNFQRE, from the exons ATGTCAACGAATTTGGACGATCTGTTTAATCAGATTATACATTCTGAACTACATGCACAACAGAAGAAGAAGTATCTTCATGACT TGAAGTGCAGAATTCAATCAACTTTAGCAAGAGGAGATGGGCTACAGAAAAAGTACAATGAACTGAAAAAGGAACTGATGTTTAAA ACAAATTTATTGATTCAAGAAGAGGTCAATTTGAACACTGaggaaaacaaagaaaaaatcctGCAAGAAAAAGTTTTAGCTCTAGAGAAGGAAAAAGACGATATTTCTAAATATGTA ACTGACATGCAAAACCAGGGGGAGAAAGACAGAGAACTGTTTTGTCAAGTTGTAAGGACATTTATACAGAATTATGGGTTACAAAGCGATGGTCATGATCGCAGAAAGGAGGAGCAGAAACAAGCCCTGGTGGAGGCTACACTTACTGAAGATGACCTCAAAACAg AGCTTGAAAGAATCACCGAGAAAAAGAGAGCAGTTCAAGAACTGAGGGCACAACTTGACAGAGAAAAGCAAACTTCCCAGGGTCTTCAAAAAACAGTGAAAG AACTTGACCAACAGCTTAGACAACTCAGGGAGCAGACTGGTAGCCTCAGTGCAAGGAAGTCGGAACTAAACGCTATTCCGCACAGAGATCCAGAGTTCTTAAG CTTGAACAAAGAACTGGAAATTCTGAACGAGGTTAGCATGGAGAACAAGTGTACTTCATTACAGCACGAGCTCCAGCGTCTACAGCAGATCTGGTGGCAGAAGGAGATACGGGAACGTAAGCGGGCCGTGACGTCATCACAACCAAAGGCCTCAGCAAATGAAAAG TTACCAATGAATGAGGAAGAAGCAGGTGTTAACAAAATGATAGTATCAAACTTTCAAAGAGAATAA
- the LOC128181290 gene encoding glutathione S-transferase theta-1-like: MALKLYYDLGSQPSRAVYMFLKLNNIPFDEVFVSIGAGEHRQEEFRKINPFRRVPVIDDNGFVLTESVAILKYLAKKYKAPSHWYPENDTATTARIDEYMNWQHQNLRQNCAMLFQNLILIPRMKGMPIDWEKVKFYRKKVAEMVKLLDQYFLKNNLYLCGDEITLADLLGVCELVQLVPVREQMMYESNAKVKAWVDRVKSRLGSLFDQTHEGIFGMEAMFDPKVNSKM, translated from the exons ATGGCGCTAAAACTGTACTACGATCTAGGTTCGCAACCCTCACGAGctgtgtacatgtttttaaagcTAAACAACATTCCGTTTGATGAAGTTTTTGTTTCCATTGGGGCAG GAGAGCACAGGCAAGAGGAGTTCCGAAAGATCAACCCCTTCCGGCGTGTACCCGTCATAGACGACAATGGATTTGTCCTCACCGAGAG TGTTGCgatattgaaatatttggcTAAGAAATACAAAGCACCAAGCCACTGGTATCCAGAGAATGACACTGCAACTACTGCCAGAATTGATGAATACATGAATTGGCAGCATCAAAATCTGCGACAAAACTGTGCAATGCTTTTCCAAAACCTG ATTCTGATACCAAGAATGAAAGGAATGCCGATAGACTGGGAAAAGGTCAAATTTTACCGGAAAAAAGTCGCCGAAATGGTCAAACTACTAGACCAATactttcttaaaaacaatttataccTGTGTGGAGATGAAATAACTTTGGCGGATCTTTTAGGGGTGTGTGAACTGGTCCAGCTTGTCCCAGTTCGTGAACAGATGATGTATGAAAGCAACGCCAAGGTCAAAGCATGGGTCGATCGCGTTAAATCGAGACTAGGGTCACTGTTTGATCAGACCCATGAGGGCATTTTCGGAATGGAAGCCATGTTTGACCCAAAAGTCAATTCCAAAATGTGA
- the LOC128181131 gene encoding uncharacterized protein LOC128181131, with protein MAEGGCTDFSESEQQLDLLNMETGECANPDLEPTAVVEQAEGREDKDLQLSAFLEKAKTDRMYELRQIQYGERPVTSTGHKNAIDSFFAKHLQVQEAKLESGKENVPANVEDVDEIRPETVVVEIQGLVEQQRVSSILGTAFRRRLENVIRGTLSSVSRAPRASPQTNSSHSNSPQSSQPSPQTATADVISRDGTPQVSGQSSNASTPSSLSRDGTPSWVPTPPRVSRDSTPAEPDVPYRPRSLEVLQRETERSRSNSIASSRSRSSINSTENVVPPPPAVHPPQMNIADISSIPLHVVEEMQREEFVQEISELVHRQLVTSTLQGNFRTTLELTMRDRLNGSDTDGQRVQEFVRSIQPTQPIIRNDFSHIGLPPQQPGADNWDNISVTSVSAQAVPYTQSNLYLSREMASLKAQVEEMKSMLKVSFDLQLDIQRAIRQEVAAAMSEKSDGTRETATSRQSRPVNDSHCLICLDKFSDSVLYQCGHMCVCYGCGRQLMSRNSNCPVCRAPIKDIIRTYRCNFD; from the exons ATGGCAGAGGGTGGTTGCACAGATTTTAGCGAAAGTGAACAACAATTAGATCTATTGAATATGGAGACCGGAGAATGCGCGAATCCGGATTTGGAACCCACTGCCGTTGTGGAACAAGCAGAAGGGAGAGAGGACAAAGATCTGCAGTTGTCAGCGTTTTTGGAGAAGGCAAAAAC TGATCGTATGTATGAGCTGCGCCAGATCCAGTATGGGGAGAGACCAGTGACAAGCACAGGACATAAGAACGCCATTGACAGCTTCTTTGCCAAGCATCTTCAGGTCCAAGAGGCCAAGTTGGAATCAGGGAAGGAGAATGTTCCAGCAAATGTGGAAGATGTCGATGAAATTCGTCCAGAGACTGTAGTGGTAGAAATCCAAGGCCTTGTTGAACAGCAGAGGGTATCCAGTATTCTGGGAACCGCATTCAGACGACGCCTTGAGAATGTCATTCGTGGCACCCTGTCAAGTGTGTCAAGAGCACCGCGAGCTTCACCGCAAACAAATTCATCTCACAGCAACTCTCCACAATCATCTCAACCGAGCCCACAGACAGCAACAGCTGACGTAATATCTCGAGATGGAACACCTCAAGTATCTGGACAAAGTTCTAATGCATCTACACCTAGCAGTTTATCTCGAGATGGAACACCATCTTGGGTACCTACACCCCCCAGAGTGTCGAGAGACAGTACTCCGGCAGAACCTGATGTACCATACAGACCAAGGTCATTGGAAGTACTTCAGAGAGAGACCGAACGCAGTAGAAGCAACAGTATCGCCAGCTCACGAAGCAGATCTTCCATTAATT caacAGAGAATGTGGTTCCACCTCCACCTGCTGTTCATCCTCCACAGATGAATAT TGCCGACATAAGTTCCATACCTCTCCATGTTGTGGAGGAAATGCAGCGCGAGGAATTTGTACAAGAGATCAGTGAACTGGTTCACCGTCAACTGGTTACCTCTACCTTGCAAGGAAACTTCCGAACTACGCTGGAACTGACCATGAGG GATCGCCTGAACGGTTCAGACACTGACGGACAGCGAGTGCAGGAGTTCGTGCGATCGATACAACCAACGCAACCAATCATCCGCAACGACTTCTCCCACATTGGGCTTCCTCCACAGCAGCCAGGGGCAGATAACTGGGACAACATTTCTGTGACCAGTGTTAGTGCTCAGGCAGTGCCCTACACACAG tCCAATCTGTACCTCAGCCGGGAGATGGCCAGTCTGAAGGCCCAGGTGGAGGAGATGAAGTCCATGCTCAAGGTCAGCTTCGACCTTCAACTTGACATCCAGCGGGCCATTAGACAGGAAGTGGCGGCGGCCATGTCAGAAAAGTCAG ATGGGACACGTGAGACAGCAACCTCCAGGCAGTCTCGACCAGTCAACGACTCACACTGCCTGATTTGTCTGGACAAGTTCTCCGACTCCGTGCTCTACCAGTGTGGTCACATGTGCGTTTGTTACGGCTGTGGTCGGCAACTCATGTCCCGTAACTCCAACTGCCCTGTGTGCCGAGCTCCAATCAAGGACATTATTCGCACTTATAGGTGTAATTTTGACTGA
- the LOC128181068 gene encoding uncharacterized protein LOC128181068 produces MTAALTFLCVVSVWSGVLSDVHVGGIGLPQTVGTELGVADTRLKYVQSTVTGSCRCGGSSCQCCQTIRVLTEKEDVCIKVQYLKKNSGILLTVTWGGKVVYSKEVSVRNPPAICLKVPFLKKVGKLCVQLYNMDVGKSGLSGCARISLKVAFIKVVKVELGCFKIPFAKDKIMEVKAGSKMEVLLRNRERDLEMKLFAIYLKHLFREDQ; encoded by the exons ATGACAGCCGCGTTAACCTTTCTTTGTGTTGTTTCTGTTTGGAGTGGGGTGTTGTCCGATGTACATGTAGGAGGAATAG GCCTTCCCCAGACTGTTGGTACAGAGCTGGGGGTCGCTGACACTCGGCTGAAGTATGTACAGAGTACTGTCACAGGCAGCTGTCGGTGTGGCGGGTCCTCGTGTCAATGCTGCCAGACCATCCGGGTCTTAACGGAGAAAGAAGACG TGTGTATCAAAGTACAATACTTGAAGAAAAACAGTGGAATCTTGCTTACTGTAACTTGGGGAGGAAAGGTTGTTTACAGTAAAGAAGTGTCGG TCAGAAACCCGCCAGCAATTTGCCTGAAAGTTCCTTTCCTGAAAAAAGTGGGCAAGCTTTGCGTGCAGTTATACAACATGGATGTCGGTAAAAGTGGTCTGTCTGGATGCGCACGCATATCTCTCAAAGTTGCGTTCATTAAGGTGGTAAAAGTTGAGCTGGGATGCTTCAAAATTCCGTTTGCCAAAGATAAAATAATGGAGGTCAAAGCTGGTTCCAAAATGGAGGTGTTGCTACGTAATCGCGAAAGAGATCTCGAGATGAAACTTTTTGCCATTTATCTGAAGCATTTGTTTCGAGAAGACCAATGA
- the LOC128181130 gene encoding uncharacterized protein LOC128181130, with protein MDPQCRAQDVLRCSICAVSIPSMHCDVCNSCLCKSCVGEHLSDLSKSHKVVPFEQRSSTPNYPTCTQHTTRQCELFCEQCKIPICVQCASSQDHRRHEFVNIMTIFEKKNKDLQEDLKELEKSIYPNHQKFSSNIQIKKANLKEKTNVLTTDIDTQGEIWHREIDAVVKILKSKIHEIESYQIGVLDKQQEEINQIIFEIQQVIINLKKVLVSNDMSFVFSNKSRNTEFRNLPPEVNVSLPRFHSQKIDTKKLQEQFGSLSSMSDSMYENESAMGNLVSDVNAEYENEFTINTTGKEASMPKEPKIIVARNAGQGVLNSLVCLNDNEIWTSGQDSTIKLYNLQGELLSSIQTKSGNWPWNIAITRNGDLLYTDPKDRTVNKVRSNQIQVVTRLGSWTPRSICGTHTGDILVLEVSYDEKQTQVVRYTDSSKKQTIRVNSNGKPLYSFGYYNKFICENKNLDICVSDYGAGAIVVVNQTGKLRFIYTGSPGTTEGLFFPSGIATDSQSQILTAESNSQCIHIIDQDGQFLRDIKHNDLHFPRVLCMNNSGNIFVAEWEAQVFDVGVQETETSRRLNLENGANYKLFVTKDSIDLGDFNRQEIKIKWPLKYIRRYGFHTRNLFMLEAGRRCETGEGCFNFFIDRNQKELKMAIDNAAYDQSEGAFSVKFRTLRN; from the exons ATGGATCCTCAGTGCAGAGCGCAAGATGTCTTACGGTGCTCCATCTGTGCAGTCTCTATCCCCTCGATGCATTGTGATGTTTGTAATAGCTGTCTGTGTAAAAGCTGTGTTGGTGAACATCTTTCAGATTTGTCGAAATCTCATAAAGTGGTGCCCTTCGAACAGCGGAGTTCTACCCCTAATTATCCTACTTGTACGCAGCACACTACCAGGCAGTGTGAACTTTTTTGCGAACAATGTAAAATTCCTATTTGTGTGCAATGTGCATCTTCTCAAGATCACAGGCGCCATGAATTTGTTAACATTatgacaatttttgaaaaaaaaaataaagacttGCAAGAAGATTTGAAAGAATTAGAAAAATCAATATACCCTAATCATCAGAAATTTTCATCAAACATCCAAATAAAAAAGGCCAACCTTAAAGAAAAGACAAATGTATTGACAACAGATATTGACACTCAGGGAGAAAtctggcacagagaaatagacgcTGTCGTCAAGATTCTAAAATCTAAAATTCACGAGATAGAATCCTATCAAATTGGTGTGCTAGATAAACAACAGgaagaaataaatcaaattatttttgaaatacagcAAGTCattattaatttgaagaaaGTGCTTGTCTCAAATGATATGTCCTTTGTCTTCAGTAACAAATCCAGGAATACGGAATTTAGGAACTTGCCGCCTGAAGTCAACGTTTCCTTACCGAGGTTCCATTCTCAGAAGATTGATACAAAAAAGCTTCAAGAACAATTTGGTTCTCTATCATCGATGTCTGATTCAATGTATGAGAATGAATCCGCAATGGGAAATCTGGTGTCTGATGTAAATGCAGAATACGAGAATGAATTCACAATAAATACTACAGGAAAAGAAGCCTCGATGCCTAAAGAACCGAAAATCATAGTTGCTAGAAACGCCGGTCAAGGGGTCTTGAATAGTTTGGTTTGCTTGAATGACAATGAAATTTGGACATCTGGTCAAGACAGCACCATAAAGCTTTACAACTTGCAAGGTGAATTACTTTCGTCAATTCAAACCAAATCAGGAAACTGGCCTTGGAATATAGCAATCACAAGGAATGGAGACCTCTTGTATACTGACCCAAAAGATAGAACTGTGAATAAAGTAAGGAGTAATCAGATACAGGTGGTGACAAGACTAGGAAGTTGGACACCACGATCAATATGTGGAACTCACACTGGTGACATCCTGGTTCTGGAGGTCAGTTATGATGAAAAACAAACACAAGTTGTGCGCTACACCGACTCATCCAAAAAACAAACCATTCGTGTTAACAGTAATGGCAAGCCTCTCTATTCCTTCGGGTACTACAACAAATTCATTTGTGAAAATAAGAACCTAGATATATGTGTATCTGACTATGGAGCAGGTGCAATAGTTGTAGTGAATCAGACCGGTAAACTGCGGTTTATATATACTGGTTCTCCGGGTACTACCGAGGGATTATTTTTTCCAAGTGGCATCGCAACAGATAGCCAGAGTCAGATCCTGACTGCAGAGAGTAACAGCCAGTGTATTCACATCATAGATCAAGATGGACAGTTCCTCCGCGATATTAAACACAACGACCTACATTTTCCTCGTGTTCTGTGCATGAACAACAGCGGAAATATTTTCGTTGCCGAGTGGGAAG CACAAGTGTTTGATGTTGGCGTGCAGGAAACTGAAACTTCAAGAAGACTGAATTTGGAAAACGGTGCAAATTACAAACTCTTTGTCACCAAGGATTCAATAGACCTTGGCGATTTCAACAGACAAGAAATCAAGATTAAGTGGCCGCTTAAATACATACGCCGATATGGCTTTCACACCAGGAATCTCTTCATGTTGGAAGCAGGAAGGCGATGCGAGACCGGTGAAGGctgtttcaatttctttatagaCAGAAATCAAAAAGAGTTAAAAATGGCCATAGACAATGCAGCTTACGATCAAAGCGAGGGGGCGTTCTCTGTTAAATTCAGGACACTTCGGAACTAA
- the LOC128181132 gene encoding cingulin-like isoform X2, translated as MSTNLDDLFNQIIHSELHAQQKKKYLHDLKCRIQSTLARGDGLQKKYNELKKELMFKTDMQNQGEKDRELFCQVVRTFIQNYGLQSDGHDRRKEEQKQALVEATLTEDDLKTELERITEKKRAVQELRAQLDREKQTSQGLQKTVKELDQQLRQLREQTGSLSARKSELNAIPHRDPEFLSLNKELEILNEVSMENKCTSLQHELQRLQQIWWQKEIRERKRAVTSSQPKASANEKLPMNEEEAGVNKMIVSNFQRE; from the exons ATGTCAACGAATTTGGACGATCTGTTTAATCAGATTATACATTCTGAACTACATGCACAACAGAAGAAGAAGTATCTTCATGACT TGAAGTGCAGAATTCAATCAACTTTAGCAAGAGGAGATGGGCTACAGAAAAAGTACAATGAACTGAAAAAGGAACTGATGTTTAAA ACTGACATGCAAAACCAGGGGGAGAAAGACAGAGAACTGTTTTGTCAAGTTGTAAGGACATTTATACAGAATTATGGGTTACAAAGCGATGGTCATGATCGCAGAAAGGAGGAGCAGAAACAAGCCCTGGTGGAGGCTACACTTACTGAAGATGACCTCAAAACAg AGCTTGAAAGAATCACCGAGAAAAAGAGAGCAGTTCAAGAACTGAGGGCACAACTTGACAGAGAAAAGCAAACTTCCCAGGGTCTTCAAAAAACAGTGAAAG AACTTGACCAACAGCTTAGACAACTCAGGGAGCAGACTGGTAGCCTCAGTGCAAGGAAGTCGGAACTAAACGCTATTCCGCACAGAGATCCAGAGTTCTTAAG CTTGAACAAAGAACTGGAAATTCTGAACGAGGTTAGCATGGAGAACAAGTGTACTTCATTACAGCACGAGCTCCAGCGTCTACAGCAGATCTGGTGGCAGAAGGAGATACGGGAACGTAAGCGGGCCGTGACGTCATCACAACCAAAGGCCTCAGCAAATGAAAAG TTACCAATGAATGAGGAAGAAGCAGGTGTTAACAAAATGATAGTATCAAACTTTCAAAGAGAATAA